The stretch of DNA CAAATTGAAAACGTACACACAGCACGTCGTATTGCGCGTCATATTGAAGACAAGTTTGCTAATTATGCCGCTTCTAAAACGAAAGATGATAAAGATTTAGCTATCCTCGTGGGTGGTGCAGGTTTCACGGGTATCGAATTTTTAGGAGAACTCACTGATCGTATTCCTGAGTTAGCGAATAAGTATGGTGTAGAGCAAAGCAAAGTGAAGGTGACATGTGTGGAAGCAGCACCGAAAATGTTGCCAATGTTTTCAGACGAATTAGTCAGTCATGCAGTAAGTTATTTAGAGCAGCGTGGTGTGGAATTTAAAGTCGGTACGCCAATTGTTGCTGCAAATGAAAAAGGTTTTGTAGTCAAAATCAATGACGAAGAACAACAATTAGAAGCGAACACAGTCGTTTGGGCAGCAGGGGTTCGTGGTAGTCAATTAATGGAGAAATCATTCGAAGGGGTTAAACGTGGTCGTATTGTCACAAAACAAGATTTAACAATTGACGGTTACGATGATATCTTTGTAATTGGTGATGTTTCAGCCTTTATCCCTGAAGGTGAGGAACGTCCATTACCGACAACAGCACAAATCGCAATGCAACAAGGTGAGAAAACAGCTTCTAATATTGTAAACATTTTAAAAGGGGCACCGACAGAAGCATTTTCATACAATGATCGGGGTACAGTCTGCTCTTTAGGTCGTCATGATGGTGTCGGTGTTGTTTATGGCCGTGAAATTACAGGTAAAAAAGCGGCATTTATGAAAC from Staphylococcus lutrae encodes:
- a CDS encoding NAD(P)/FAD-dependent oxidoreductase encodes the protein MAERKKVLVLGAGYAGLQTVTKLQKKLAPEDAHITLINKNDYHYESTWLHEASAGTISYEDLLYPIESVLKKHVDFVCAEVTKIDRNAKKVETTNGIFEFDILVVALGFESETFGIDGMKEYAFQIENVHTARRIARHIEDKFANYAASKTKDDKDLAILVGGAGFTGIEFLGELTDRIPELANKYGVEQSKVKVTCVEAAPKMLPMFSDELVSHAVSYLEQRGVEFKVGTPIVAANEKGFVVKINDEEQQLEANTVVWAAGVRGSQLMEKSFEGVKRGRIVTKQDLTIDGYDDIFVIGDVSAFIPEGEERPLPTTAQIAMQQGEKTASNIVNILKGAPTEAFSYNDRGTVCSLGRHDGVGVVYGREITGKKAAFMKRVIDTRAIFKIGGLGLAYKKGKF